Proteins from a genomic interval of Nautilia sp. PV-1:
- a CDS encoding septal ring lytic transglycosylase RlpA family protein — protein sequence MKKTLLLTAATLVLFTGCTERYVTEVYSTPGVKKGTQKVYSVNGNVYYPKKTVPIGWTQTGIASWYGPNFHGKYTSNGEIYNMYAFTAAHKTLPMDTMVKVTNLNNGKSVIVRINDRGPFVKGRIIDLSYVAAKQIGVDRTGTAPVRITVIGFKGKNYVNGYMIQVGAFLHKGGAEYTAQKYRELGYNTSVLKKGDFYKVFIVGFKTYSEAKRFKLSHKLNGFIVGE from the coding sequence ATGAAAAAAACGCTTTTATTAACAGCTGCAACTTTAGTGTTATTTACGGGATGTACGGAGAGATACGTAACCGAAGTATACAGCACGCCAGGAGTAAAAAAAGGCACACAAAAAGTTTACAGTGTAAACGGCAACGTATACTATCCTAAAAAAACGGTGCCTATAGGCTGGACTCAGACCGGAATTGCCAGCTGGTACGGGCCTAATTTTCACGGGAAATATACCAGTAACGGCGAAATATACAATATGTACGCTTTTACGGCCGCACATAAAACGCTTCCGATGGATACGATGGTAAAGGTTACAAATCTTAACAACGGCAAAAGCGTGATTGTAAGAATAAACGACAGAGGGCCGTTTGTAAAAGGGAGAATTATAGATTTGAGTTATGTCGCGGCGAAACAGATAGGTGTGGACAGAACCGGTACTGCACCTGTCAGGATAACCGTTATAGGATTTAAAGGTAAAAATTACGTAAACGGATATATGATTCAGGTTGGAGCGTTTTTACATAAAGGCGGAGCGGAATATACGGCTCAAAAATACAGGGAGTTAGGATATAATACGAGTGTCTTAAAAAAAGGCGATTTTTATAAAGTATTTATAGTAGGATTTAAAACATATTCGGAAGCTAAGAGATTTAAACTGTCCCATAAATTAAACGGATTTATCGTAGGAGAATAA